The genomic interval gaaatgacaacgagtgtcagatcttttttatcacatgcttttaaatgagtaaattaaataaatatttacgcaaacataatgataaatcccgaatgttgtttacatttcgtgacgtcatttgacgttgcaacgttatttcagcaaaataccaaaatgcgattggtcaataaacgacaaccaagccaatgaaaacgctttaaaatgttgattctaccacggcacgtgacttgttttctatatacaaagaagaaaaattactgttggttattaccccgatataccaacggttgtttaaagtgacgtcactttgattgtccgcgcacattttatgaatgaagacgacgtcatttgattgtaattgttgtggtgacgtcacgttttcgcggaaaagtggaggaagttcggttaatataattctcatttataacctttaaatcgcggataacttattaatgaaatcgtgttagaatcgaaataatccacgggtaaccgttgattattgcggtaataaccaacggtatgtcgttccgatgcttgttatcaaaccactcgggctacgccctcgtggtttaattcctacgcatcggaactccataccgttggttattaccgcaataaccaacggttacccgtggattatttcttaaataacacatgtgtaatataaaaaatatgtaatggttgtattacatgggaaacagggtatggcatgtgataaagtgTTATATTCAGATCATCGTAAAGCCATGATCAAGCCTCAACAActtaataacatattattttaggAGCTAAATGTATACAGGAAATACTTAGTACTATGTGTTCCTGTAAACAAATATGTTAATGAACTTGTTAGGAACTGATATCACATGTTTTAATACTGTCCCTTACAAAAAAGTGTTCTGTTAAAATAAGGTGGATAGAACGGTATGATACGAGATCAAGATTGAGTTGCAAATTGAATTTACCAACTGGGTTCAATCACCAAAAGGTCGAtgtatcttaacccatttatgcctagcgtcgagaaaaaaggccttggcaaacagcgcagacccagatgagacgccacttgatgcggcgtctcatcagggtctgcgctgtttgcttaaaggaatttctgttagaaatattcaaaatatagaaataaatatactagacatccctaattttggaaataaattgatccaatttagaaggctgggagagtccactaggcataaatgggttaacatatgTTCCCAAATGTGACTGAACAACATAACACGTTTGTCTTACATTGGCCCCGACTAGGCGTCGATTCAGAGGACAGAGATAAGATAATCGACTCATATAACTACTCAGGATTCGATTCACATAGTCTAATATACGAACACTTACGATAAAGCAAAATGAGTTTCATCGCTGGCTTCCTTCTGTTTTCGCTGATCGCTTCTAGCCAGTCGATGGTATGTTTCCAAGGGATTTGTGACAATATTCAAAAGCCCGTGGAACACTGCAAAGGCACCACTATAAAAAATGGCGGATTTTGTGGATGTTACGACGTCTGTGCGAAGGTATTTTACCTTTGTATTTATCTTAATGTTGATAGTTGGTTGGTgccaaaatgtaaaatatttcataacataaatttaacccataaacaaatcagtgttccttttagCATAAGCAAAAATGTCAACGCTCTATGTGTAATGGTTACATgtatttaacgagatacaaaatgctcgtttttattttgagCGTGACAATATATTACATGTGAATTGCCaacgacgatatccgaacatttacgagagAACGTCAGATTGGCTTCGGGCatcgtcggaagcacgacgtagttttCATGAGATTTCTTAAGCCAGCCTCGCATTTGCTGGTAAGTGtttggatatcgtcgcgggaaattcacatggaatatattgttatacccaaaaaaacgagcattttgtatctcgtaaaatctatgttaccagacaacatctagcattgaaatgatggctattgctaaaaggaaTAATGAATTTTTAtctgtaaactttatttttggaaatatttgccaaagtatatgtttattttgagtgtttatggggcttaaACCATATAAGCATCttcttgttaaaatgtatttagCCAAAACATAAGAAACTTAACACGTTGTTTTGACGTTGGTCAATGTTTTGACcagaataattaataaaatacgCATGAGAGTTCCCCCAAGCGTGACGTTTTGTAGTTGTAAACGTTATGTTATGGAATAATAGAACCGTATTTTGATCATCAGatataactttaatattaataagatATTTCATTTACTttgccatatatttatatatcgggAAAACGCCGCAAGTGATTTTACCGGCAGGTGTGGGATTTTCTAAAAAATAATCCCATCACGACAACATATATAGAGTAGTACGATCTAATCGTTATTGAGAGTAGTCGGTTCAATTTACTGAATAAAATATCCCTAGGTAGATAATATTTGAcaaattttaatcattttaatcaaattgttgattgcattattttatcatttaatgtgAGAACGACTAATAATGTTCAAAAATGTGTTAACAGTACTACCTTTATGTTGTGCtaatgaaacacatgtttttaattCCCAGCAAGAAGGGGATGAGTGTGATGCAGAAGCTGTAAGAGACCGACTGCCCCTGGGGAAGTGTGACGTTGGTCTCACCTGCCAGGCTCAATCCAATATGATGTTTGGCTCAGGCAAATGCGTGAAAAACACCAAACAAGCAGGTAGATAGAAAGGTAGCTCGGCGTATCATTCGATCAACATACTCGTGTATAAACAACGTGAATTTTAAGCTGCATCAGTTTGAGAAAAACCTATGATAGCAAGTGTCCCTTTAGTGATTTACCTGTCAGCATAGGATAACTTAAAGTGTTTGCATGCGTCGTACACGCTCTTTTATCATTAACATTCATTCGTTCCCTGAAGTGTTATCTTTATGCATAATACGTGCATTTTTGCCTCACAAGttctcttgttttaaaacaattcGATTTATGTAGTTCATAGTGAAGAGAGACTTGCATTATTTCAAATAACGAACTTGAACAAAAAATTATTGTTGATTTATGAGTTCGCTATTTTAGCTCCCCTTGCGTACGAAGGTGAGATAATGTGTCAGTGTACGTCTGTCTTTGTCCACTTTTAAGCTCGTTACCACTGAAAGGCAAATGTATTGCTCGAGCTTAATATAACTTAGAAAAGACAATATAGAACCAACGATCAACATTGGGTTTAACACTAGGTCACCCGTTTGAATCTTACAGAAACTTTACACCACTCTATTagcaaatttatgtttaaattttactAACATCAGACAAGATTGTCTAGTAACTGGAAAATATATCTAGGCAAAATTTAATCTGGGTCAAGTTGGATCATAAACGAG from Dreissena polymorpha isolate Duluth1 chromosome 1, UMN_Dpol_1.0, whole genome shotgun sequence carries:
- the LOC127867309 gene encoding uncharacterized protein LOC127867309; protein product: MSFIAGFLLFSLIASSQSMVCFQGICDNIQKPVEHCKGTTIKNGGFCGCYDVCAKQEGDECDAEAVRDRLPLGKCDVGLTCQAQSNMMFGSGKCVKNTKQAARETHTVCQQRRMQSMISMVVYRGQWFPKCDEEGLFMPEQCDNTGMCFCVDIHSGAVHQETKVQGSANCMPTTVAP